The following proteins come from a genomic window of Sphingosinicella flava:
- a CDS encoding cob(I)yrinic acid a,c-diamide adenosyltransferase, whose translation MVKLNRIYTRTGDAGDTGLADGSRISKASPLVAAIGAVDEANSAIGVAIEAVADGPMRDSLRLIQNELFDLGADLATPGPDFAPSGMTLRITPSQVERLEREIDAMNEGLEPLRSFILPGGSGGAAALHLARAIVRRAERDGIAAGDVNPAALTYLNRLSDHLFVMARAAATGSGGEILWRPGATR comes from the coding sequence TTGGTCAAGCTCAACAGGATCTACACGCGCACCGGCGACGCCGGGGACACCGGCCTCGCCGACGGCTCCCGCATTTCGAAGGCGAGCCCGCTGGTGGCGGCGATCGGCGCGGTCGACGAAGCGAACAGCGCCATCGGAGTCGCGATCGAGGCGGTGGCCGACGGGCCGATGCGCGACAGCCTGCGCCTCATCCAGAACGAATTGTTCGACCTCGGCGCCGATCTCGCCACGCCCGGCCCGGATTTTGCGCCGTCCGGGATGACGTTGCGCATCACCCCTTCCCAGGTCGAGCGGCTGGAACGCGAGATCGACGCGATGAACGAAGGTCTTGAGCCCTTGCGCAGTTTCATCCTGCCGGGCGGAAGCGGCGGCGCGGCGGCGCTTCACCTCGCCCGCGCCATCGTCCGCCGGGCGGAACGCGACGGGATCGCCGCCGGGGACGTCAATCCCGCCGCGCTCACCTATCTCAACCGCCTGTCCGATCATCTGTTCGTGATGGCCCGCGCCGCGGCGACGGGGTCGGGCGGCGAGATCCTCTGGCGCCCCGGGGCCACCCGCTGA
- the egtB gene encoding ergothioneine biosynthesis protein EgtB, whose amino-acid sequence MATHPRTHFENDRLSGDFGATRALSSAIAAPLSDADATIQPMPDASPAKWHLAHTTWFFETFVLRDHVPGYRVFDARWPFLFNSYYNGEGDRHARPRRGMLSRPALDEVLAYRDHVDAALAGALPDLPSEALILVELGIHHEQQHQELMLMDMKAAFAENPLAPAMWPASPQCSGEGRNPVSQDGAAGLRPSPEHINWIEGRSGLAHIGHDGRGFAFDCEGPRHPLLLAHHALADRLVTNGEWQDFMADGGYARSEYWLSDGWAWVQAEGAAAPLYWREGAGGWQRFGLDGLQPVDPAEPVCHISYYEADAYARWAGARLPTEGEWEAAAATLDPGAGNQLDAAGPVRPLAATGSGLRQMFGDVWEWTMSAYLPYPGFKPAEGTVGEYNGKFMCGQFVLKGASCATPRGHSRASYRNFFYPHQRWMFSGLRLAKSL is encoded by the coding sequence ATGGCGACCCATCCGCGCACGCATTTCGAAAACGACCGGCTGAGCGGCGATTTCGGCGCCACCCGCGCCCTCTCCAGCGCCATTGCCGCGCCCTTGTCGGATGCCGACGCGACGATCCAGCCGATGCCGGACGCGTCGCCCGCCAAATGGCATCTCGCCCACACGACCTGGTTCTTCGAAACCTTCGTGCTGCGCGACCATGTGCCTGGCTATCGCGTGTTCGACGCGCGGTGGCCGTTTCTGTTCAACAGCTATTATAATGGCGAGGGCGACCGCCATGCCCGCCCGCGCCGGGGCATGCTGAGCCGCCCGGCGCTGGACGAAGTGCTGGCCTATCGCGACCATGTCGATGCCGCGCTCGCCGGTGCGCTCCCTGATCTCCCTTCCGAGGCCCTGATACTCGTTGAGCTCGGCATCCATCACGAGCAGCAGCATCAGGAATTGATGCTGATGGACATGAAGGCGGCCTTCGCTGAAAATCCGCTGGCGCCGGCGATGTGGCCGGCATCTCCACAGTGTTCCGGCGAAGGCCGGAACCCAGTCTCACAAGACGGCGCCGCTGGGCTCCGGCCTTCGCCGGAGCACATCAACTGGATCGAGGGGCGGAGCGGCCTCGCCCATATCGGCCATGACGGGCGCGGCTTCGCCTTCGATTGCGAAGGGCCGCGCCATCCGCTCTTGCTCGCGCACCACGCTCTCGCCGACCGGCTGGTGACGAATGGCGAGTGGCAGGATTTCATGGCCGACGGGGGCTATGCGCGCTCCGAATATTGGCTGTCCGACGGCTGGGCATGGGTCCAGGCGGAAGGGGCAGCCGCGCCGCTTTACTGGCGGGAGGGGGCAGGGGGCTGGCAGCGCTTCGGCCTCGACGGGCTGCAGCCCGTCGATCCCGCCGAGCCGGTCTGCCACATTTCTTATTACGAGGCGGACGCTTATGCGCGCTGGGCGGGCGCCCGCCTGCCGACCGAAGGGGAATGGGAAGCGGCGGCCGCGACCCTCGATCCGGGCGCTGGCAATCAGCTCGACGCCGCAGGGCCCGTCCGGCCGCTGGCCGCCACGGGCTCCGGCTTGCGCCAGATGTTCGGCGACGTCTGGGAATGGACGATGAGCGCCTATCTCCCCTATCCGGGCTTCAAGCCCGCCGAAGGCACGGTCGGCGAATATAACGGCAAGTTCATGTGCGGGCAGTTCGTGCTGAAAGGCGCGAGCTGCGCCACGCCGCGCGGCCACAGCCGGGCCAGCTACCGCAATTTCTTCTATCCCCACCAGCGCTGGATGTTTTCCGGCCTGCGCCTCGCGAAAAGCCTATGA
- a CDS encoding PAS domain-containing sensor histidine kinase, with protein sequence MTRTASPQVADTPGGMRERIRLFDWASTPLGPREAWPEPLRFAVNLCEHSSMPTAVYWGRELRLIYNDAWLPMAGDRHPWALGRPAREVWAEIWAEVGPQFDQVCDTGEGLSATEALIPLVRNGAVRETYWTYSLTPLIGDNDRVLGVLSQGNDVTRTVIAEKRLSYQVTLADALRESMDPGEVKSIAARMLGTALGVARSGYAEVNDDRQAFLVNGDWTRDASIQSFAGQGLPVDAFGTEARAWLDAGNILTVNDLSAQPHGGMPFAVALRKIGVASAIVVPLVRQGVMHAALYVQDIVPRLWKGSDVAIARDTAERTWDAVERARSEQSLRENEDHYRHAIELSPYAFWTALPDGGPINRMSGRWVEWTGTSGLNDDWALAMHPDDREPTFAARDESLRTSRPFDMEHRVRMRDKGYRWVRSRAYPRYGADGKPCLWYGVMEDVDARHRAEEHQSLLINELNHRVKNTLATVQAIASQTLKGDLPLPEARSRFEARLLALSRAHNLLTEQNWEGAPIWRVVADSLAHLSSEKGRFRLDGEPLWLTPRAALALALACHELSTNAVKYGALSTEQGHVDVRWRIEGDMIRIEWRERDGPPVSRPAARGFGSRLIERGLAGDLNGRAQLEFNPDGLICTIEAPLSAVLAREGERNGR encoded by the coding sequence ATGACACGCACCGCTTCCCCCCAGGTCGCCGATACGCCGGGTGGCATGCGGGAGAGAATCCGGCTGTTCGATTGGGCATCGACGCCGCTCGGACCGCGCGAAGCCTGGCCCGAACCGCTGCGCTTCGCCGTCAATTTGTGCGAACATTCCAGCATGCCGACCGCGGTCTATTGGGGACGCGAGCTCCGGCTGATCTATAATGACGCCTGGCTTCCCATGGCCGGAGACCGTCATCCTTGGGCCCTAGGGCGGCCGGCCAGAGAGGTCTGGGCCGAGATTTGGGCCGAAGTCGGTCCGCAATTCGACCAGGTCTGCGACACGGGCGAAGGCCTTTCCGCCACCGAAGCCCTGATCCCGCTGGTCCGCAACGGCGCCGTGCGCGAAACCTATTGGACGTACAGCTTGACCCCGCTGATCGGGGACAATGACCGGGTTCTCGGTGTGCTCAGCCAGGGCAATGACGTGACCCGCACCGTGATCGCCGAAAAGAGATTGTCCTATCAGGTGACCCTCGCCGATGCGCTGCGGGAGAGCATGGATCCCGGAGAAGTGAAATCGATCGCCGCCCGCATGCTCGGCACCGCGCTCGGCGTGGCGCGCAGCGGCTATGCCGAGGTCAATGACGATCGGCAGGCCTTCCTCGTCAACGGCGACTGGACGCGCGATGCGTCCATCCAGAGCTTCGCGGGCCAGGGGCTGCCGGTCGACGCCTTCGGAACGGAAGCGCGGGCCTGGCTCGACGCAGGCAACATATTGACGGTCAACGATCTTTCCGCCCAGCCGCATGGCGGCATGCCTTTCGCCGTCGCGCTCCGGAAAATCGGCGTCGCGTCGGCCATCGTCGTGCCGCTCGTCCGGCAAGGCGTCATGCATGCCGCACTTTATGTTCAGGACATCGTGCCCCGCCTCTGGAAGGGATCCGACGTCGCGATCGCCCGCGATACGGCGGAACGGACTTGGGATGCGGTGGAACGGGCGAGGTCCGAACAATCCTTGCGCGAAAACGAAGATCATTACCGGCACGCCATCGAACTTAGTCCCTATGCGTTCTGGACCGCTCTTCCCGATGGCGGCCCGATCAACCGCATGTCGGGGCGCTGGGTGGAGTGGACGGGAACGTCGGGGCTCAACGATGACTGGGCTCTTGCCATGCATCCGGACGATCGCGAGCCTACTTTTGCGGCGCGGGATGAATCGCTCCGCACGTCCAGGCCGTTCGATATGGAGCATCGGGTGCGCATGCGGGACAAGGGCTATCGCTGGGTACGTTCGCGCGCCTATCCGCGTTACGGAGCCGATGGGAAGCCTTGCCTGTGGTACGGGGTCATGGAGGATGTCGATGCCCGCCACCGGGCGGAAGAGCATCAAAGCCTGCTCATCAACGAGCTCAACCACCGGGTGAAGAACACGCTGGCGACGGTTCAGGCCATCGCGTCCCAGACCCTGAAGGGCGATCTGCCGCTTCCCGAAGCGCGCAGCCGGTTCGAGGCGCGGCTCCTGGCGCTGTCCCGCGCGCACAATCTGCTGACCGAGCAGAATTGGGAAGGCGCGCCCATCTGGCGGGTGGTCGCGGATTCGCTCGCCCATCTGTCGAGCGAGAAAGGCCGTTTCCGTCTGGACGGCGAGCCGTTGTGGCTCACGCCCCGCGCTGCGCTTGCCCTGGCGCTCGCCTGCCACGAATTGTCGACCAATGCGGTGAAATATGGCGCATTGTCCACGGAGCAGGGCCATGTCGACGTCCGGTGGCGGATCGAAGGGGACATGATCCGCATCGAATGGCGCGAACGGGACGGGCCGCCGGTCTCGCGCCCGGCCGCGCGCGGCTTCGGGTCGCGCCTCATCGAGCGCGGCCTGGCGGGCGACCTCAACGGCAGGGCGCAATTGGAATTTAACCCGGATGGCCTCATATGCACGATCGAAGCGCCGCTGAGCGCCGTGCTCGCCCGGGAAGGGGAAAGGAATGGCCGATAA
- a CDS encoding HNH endonuclease: MTETGAPLCFLCRRPLGQRVEWHHPVPKSRGGRETAAVHPICHRVIHATLDNKALERSYATPEALRAHPDIAAFIRWVANKDPDFHAPTRRRKV; the protein is encoded by the coding sequence ATGACGGAAACGGGCGCGCCGCTTTGCTTTTTGTGCAGACGCCCGCTCGGGCAACGGGTGGAGTGGCATCATCCGGTGCCCAAGAGCCGGGGCGGGCGCGAAACGGCGGCGGTCCACCCGATCTGCCACCGCGTCATCCACGCCACGCTCGACAACAAGGCGCTGGAACGCAGCTATGCCACCCCCGAAGCGCTCCGCGCCCATCCCGATATCGCCGCCTTCATCCGCTGGGTCGCGAACAAGGATCCGGATTTCCACGCGCCGACGCGGCGCAGGAAAGTCTAG
- the dnaN gene encoding DNA polymerase III subunit beta translates to MKATIERATLLKSLGHVQSVVERRNTIPILSNVLIEASEGGGIRLMATDLDLQINETVEANVQQAGATTVSAHTLFDIARKLPEGAQVELTASEGKMQVVAGRARFNLATLPRDDFPVIAEGDLPCAFELPAATLRQIVDKTRFAISTEETRYYLNGIFIHVSDEAQPVLKAAATDGHRLARVTVPRPEGAAGMPDVIIPRKCVAELRKLLDEVDGTVQISLSESKIRFGLGNAVLTSKLIDGTFPDYSRVIPTANDKLLKIDPKSFMEGVDRVATIASEKTRAVKLALDRDKITLSVTSPENGTAAEEVPGDYNAAGFEIGFNARYLLDILGQIEGDTVEVHLADAAAPTLLRENDKAPALYVLMPMRV, encoded by the coding sequence ATGAAAGCGACGATCGAACGGGCCACGCTCCTCAAAAGCCTCGGCCACGTGCAGTCCGTGGTGGAGCGCAGGAACACCATCCCCATTCTGTCGAACGTGCTGATCGAAGCGTCCGAAGGCGGCGGCATCCGCCTGATGGCGACCGACCTTGATCTGCAGATCAACGAGACGGTCGAGGCCAATGTCCAGCAAGCGGGCGCGACCACCGTGTCGGCGCACACCCTGTTCGACATCGCCCGCAAGCTGCCGGAAGGCGCCCAGGTCGAGCTGACCGCGAGCGAGGGCAAGATGCAGGTCGTCGCCGGGCGCGCCCGCTTCAACCTCGCCACCTTGCCGCGCGACGATTTCCCGGTCATCGCCGAAGGCGATCTCCCCTGCGCCTTCGAGCTTCCGGCCGCCACCCTGCGGCAGATCGTCGACAAGACCCGCTTCGCCATTTCGACCGAAGAGACGCGCTATTACCTGAACGGCATCTTCATCCACGTGTCGGACGAAGCGCAGCCGGTCTTGAAGGCGGCGGCGACCGACGGCCACCGCCTTGCCCGCGTCACCGTGCCCCGTCCGGAAGGCGCGGCGGGCATGCCGGACGTCATCATTCCGCGCAAATGCGTGGCCGAACTTCGCAAGCTCCTCGACGAGGTCGACGGCACCGTGCAGATTTCGCTGTCGGAATCGAAGATCCGTTTCGGCCTCGGCAATGCCGTGCTGACCTCCAAGCTCATCGACGGCACCTTCCCGGATTACAGCCGCGTCATCCCGACCGCGAACGACAAGTTGCTGAAGATCGACCCCAAGAGCTTCATGGAAGGCGTCGACCGCGTCGCCACCATCGCCAGCGAAAAAACCCGCGCGGTGAAGCTCGCGCTCGACCGGGACAAGATCACCCTGTCCGTCACCAGCCCGGAAAATGGCACCGCCGCCGAAGAGGTGCCGGGCGATTACAATGCCGCGGGGTTCGAGATCGGGTTCAACGCCCGCTACCTGCTCGACATCCTCGGCCAGATCGAGGGCGACACGGTGGAGGTCCACCTCGCCGACGCCGCCGCGCCGACCCTGCTGCGCGAGAATGACAAGGCTCCGGCGCTCTACGTGCTGATGCCGATGCGGGTGTAA
- a CDS encoding DNA replication/repair protein RecF: MHLSRLSLTDFRSYADAVLSPGPGLVVLTGENGAGKTNILEAVSLLTPGRGLRGASLSEMARQKGAGGFSVAARLSSPLPFKGGDQGVGASLAEASPTMSTSPTPSPSPDGKGGVEIGTGTLATAPERRQVRINGATASAAALGEWLSVLWLTPAMDRLFTEGASGRRRFFDRLVLALEPSHATHAARYEAAMRARNKLLAEPETADPAWLGALEAGMAEHGARIAEARERALAWLGERLAAQAEGPFARAGLALGGWRPADDAEGALRAELKAGRGRDAAAGRTLAGPHRTDLLVTHLAKGQAAEACSTGEQKALLLAIVLAHADLVADHADRRPILLLDEVTAHLDPSRRAALFDRLESAGGQVWMTGTERALFDSVGAGATWLTVENGAIRES, encoded by the coding sequence GTGCACCTCTCCCGCCTGTCCCTCACCGATTTCCGCTCTTATGCCGATGCCGTCCTGTCGCCGGGCCCGGGTCTGGTCGTGCTGACCGGCGAGAATGGCGCGGGGAAGACCAATATCCTTGAGGCCGTATCGCTCCTCACCCCCGGACGTGGACTGCGCGGTGCCAGCCTTTCGGAAATGGCGCGGCAGAAGGGTGCCGGAGGCTTTAGCGTGGCGGCGCGTCTTTCTTCTCCCCTCCCTTTCAAGGGAGGGGATCAAGGTGTGGGTGCGAGCCTCGCAGAGGCGAGCCCTACGATGTCGACCAGCCCCACCCCCAGCCCCTCCCCTGACGGAAAGGGGGGTGTCGAAATCGGCACGGGCACCCTCGCCACCGCCCCCGAACGCCGCCAGGTCCGCATCAACGGCGCTACCGCCTCCGCGGCCGCGCTCGGTGAATGGCTCTCCGTCCTCTGGCTCACGCCCGCGATGGACCGGCTGTTCACCGAAGGCGCGTCGGGGCGGCGGCGCTTCTTCGACCGGCTGGTGCTGGCGCTCGAGCCGTCTCACGCCACCCATGCCGCCCGCTACGAGGCGGCGATGCGGGCGCGGAACAAGCTGCTGGCCGAACCCGAAACGGCCGATCCCGCCTGGCTCGGGGCGCTGGAAGCCGGGATGGCCGAACATGGCGCGCGCATCGCCGAGGCGCGGGAACGGGCGCTTGCCTGGCTCGGGGAAAGGCTGGCCGCGCAAGCCGAAGGGCCGTTCGCGCGCGCCGGGCTCGCCTTGGGCGGCTGGCGCCCCGCCGACGATGCGGAGGGGGCGCTCCGGGCCGAACTCAAGGCCGGACGCGGGCGCGACGCGGCGGCCGGACGAACCCTTGCCGGGCCGCACCGCACGGACCTCCTCGTCACCCATCTCGCCAAGGGGCAGGCGGCGGAGGCCTGCTCGACCGGCGAGCAGAAGGCGCTCCTCCTCGCCATCGTCCTCGCCCATGCCGATCTCGTCGCCGACCATGCGGACCGGCGGCCGATCCTCCTCCTCGACGAAGTGACCGCCCACCTCGACCCCTCCCGCCGCGCGGCCCTGTTCGACCGGCTCGAAAGCGCGGGCGGACAAGTGTGGATGACGGGAACGGAGCGGGCGCTGTTCGATAGCGTCGGCGCCGGGGCGACGTGGCTGACGGTGGAAAACGGCGCGATACGGGAGAGCTGA
- a CDS encoding HNH endonuclease gives MYHPDLIRHPEACPALVLNADYTPLSYYPLSLWPWQTAVKAVFLERVDIVSSYEREVHSPTRAMKIPSVIALRQYVKPSEFPAFTRFNLFLRDRFSCQYCGTSRDLTFDHVVPRAYGGRTTWENVVAACAPCNLRKGGRTPAEAHMHLYRTPVRPTSWQLQDHGRRFPPNYLHQSWRDYLYWDVELEA, from the coding sequence ATGTACCATCCCGATCTCATCCGACATCCCGAAGCCTGCCCAGCTTTGGTGCTGAACGCCGATTATACGCCGCTCAGTTATTATCCCTTGAGCCTGTGGCCGTGGCAGACCGCGGTCAAGGCGGTGTTCCTCGAACGGGTCGATATCGTTTCGTCCTACGAGCGGGAAGTGCACAGCCCGACCCGGGCGATGAAGATCCCCTCGGTGATCGCGCTCCGCCAATATGTGAAGCCGTCCGAATTTCCCGCTTTTACGCGGTTCAACCTGTTCCTGCGCGACCGCTTCTCCTGCCAATATTGCGGGACGTCCCGGGATCTCACCTTCGACCATGTCGTGCCGCGCGCTTATGGGGGGCGCACGACCTGGGAAAATGTCGTCGCCGCCTGCGCGCCGTGCAATTTGCGCAAGGGCGGGCGCACGCCGGCGGAAGCGCACATGCACCTCTATCGCACGCCGGTGCGGCCGACGAGCTGGCAATTGCAGGATCACGGCCGTCGCTTCCCGCCCAATTATCTGCATCAAAGCTGGCGCGACTATCTCTATTGGGACGTCGAGCTGGAAGCCTAG
- a CDS encoding response regulator — MADKLRILIVEDEMLVAMNIEDMLVESGHEIAAIASRLDAGLQLAREEAIDFAMLDVNLAGDLSFPIADILESRGIPYIFATGYGRKGVRDEYGSVPVLQKPFRARDLQEAIRDLTAQ, encoded by the coding sequence ATGGCCGATAAGCTCAGGATCCTCATCGTCGAAGATGAGATGCTGGTGGCGATGAATATCGAGGACATGCTGGTCGAAAGCGGGCACGAGATCGCGGCGATCGCGAGCCGCCTCGACGCCGGACTCCAGCTGGCCCGGGAAGAGGCGATCGACTTCGCGATGCTCGACGTCAACCTCGCGGGCGACTTGTCCTTCCCGATCGCCGACATCCTGGAATCGCGCGGCATCCCCTATATTTTCGCGACCGGTTACGGCCGCAAGGGCGTGCGCGACGAATATGGATCGGTGCCGGTCCTTCAAAAGCCGTTCCGCGCCCGCGACCTGCAGGAGGCGATCCGCGACCTGACGGCGCAATGA
- a CDS encoding outer membrane protein, with amino-acid sequence MRTIVLAALLAGTAATPAFAQNGAAFTGPRVEGIVGYDSLKSGNDDGDGVDTSDDEGDESIDGVAYGIGVGYDFDLGGVVAGVEAEYMDSSANQEADETTPDGLGFTSRVEAGRDIYVGGRIGFPVTPSTLLYVKGGYTNTSIEAGYETDSDSFEFDTNVDGYRLGAGVEQKFGTNLYGKLEYRYSNYTNIDFDDDFDLDDFESEDVGGPIDLDRHQVVASIGMRF; translated from the coding sequence ATGCGTACTATCGTTCTTGCCGCTCTTCTTGCCGGCACGGCCGCGACGCCCGCTTTTGCCCAGAACGGCGCGGCTTTTACAGGACCGCGCGTCGAGGGGATCGTCGGCTACGACAGCCTCAAATCCGGTAACGACGACGGCGACGGCGTGGACACCAGCGACGACGAGGGCGATGAATCGATCGACGGCGTCGCTTACGGCATCGGCGTCGGCTACGATTTCGACCTGGGCGGCGTGGTCGCCGGTGTCGAGGCCGAATATATGGATTCGTCCGCCAATCAGGAGGCCGATGAAACCACGCCGGACGGCCTCGGCTTTACCAGCCGGGTCGAGGCGGGCCGCGACATCTATGTCGGCGGGCGCATCGGCTTTCCCGTGACGCCGTCCACTCTGCTCTACGTCAAGGGCGGCTATACCAATACCAGCATCGAGGCCGGATACGAAACCGACAGCGATTCCTTTGAATTCGACACCAATGTCGATGGCTATCGCCTCGGCGCTGGCGTCGAGCAGAAATTCGGCACCAATCTCTACGGCAAGCTGGAATATCGTTATTCCAACTATACCAACATCGACTTCGACGACGATTTCGACCTCGACGACTTTGAATCGGAAGATGTCGGCGGCCCGATCGACCTCGACCGTCACCAGGTGGTCGCATCGATCGGCATGCGCTTCTGA
- a CDS encoding HIG1 domain-containing protein: protein MDTFLLILIILVALATLAVLVRGVIGMAQGKDLTGQRSQGLMRKRVMYQAVAIILVILFLMMARG, encoded by the coding sequence ATGGACACCTTCCTTCTCATCCTCATCATCCTCGTCGCGCTCGCGACATTGGCCGTGCTGGTGCGCGGCGTCATCGGCATGGCGCAGGGCAAGGATCTGACCGGGCAGCGCAGCCAGGGCCTGATGCGCAAGCGCGTCATGTACCAGGCGGTGGCGATCATCCTCGTCATCCTGTTCCTGATGATGGCGCGGGGCTGA
- the gluQRS gene encoding tRNA glutamyl-Q(34) synthetase GluQRS: protein MPIPVTTRFAPSPTGRLHLGHAYSCVLAHDYARQRGGRFLLRIEDIDPGRARPEYVAGIIEDLRWLGLSWDGEVTFQSRRLPVYAEALERLKAMGLLYPCFCTRSEIAAEIAASAAAPHGPDGPLYPGTCRNLSPETRQRRCAAGPHAWRLDVTSALARTGPLYWEDGDTEVPAEPEAFGDVVLARKDAPTSYHLAVTIDDAAQGVTDVVRGRDLYAATDIHRLLQALLGLPTPHYRHHDLLTDGEGRRLAKRSGAPTLAGLRDAGADPGALVADLRAGRLPAGYCTA from the coding sequence ATGCCGATACCCGTCACCACCCGCTTCGCGCCGAGCCCGACCGGGCGGCTGCACCTCGGCCACGCTTATTCATGCGTCCTGGCGCATGATTATGCCCGGCAGCGCGGCGGCCGCTTCCTGCTCCGCATCGAGGATATCGATCCCGGCCGGGCGCGGCCCGAATATGTCGCGGGCATCATCGAAGATTTGCGCTGGCTGGGCCTATCCTGGGACGGTGAGGTCACCTTCCAATCCCGCCGCCTGCCGGTTTATGCCGAAGCGCTGGAGCGGTTGAAGGCGATGGGGCTCCTCTATCCCTGCTTCTGCACCCGTTCGGAGATCGCCGCCGAGATCGCGGCCAGCGCCGCCGCGCCGCACGGTCCGGACGGGCCGCTTTATCCGGGCACCTGCCGAAACCTATCGCCGGAAACGCGGCAGCGCCGGTGCGCCGCGGGGCCCCATGCGTGGCGTCTTGACGTCACATCCGCTCTCGCGCGCACCGGCCCGCTTTACTGGGAAGATGGCGACACCGAGGTTCCGGCCGAGCCGGAGGCGTTCGGGGATGTCGTCCTCGCCCGCAAGGATGCGCCGACCTCTTATCACCTCGCGGTCACGATCGACGACGCGGCGCAGGGCGTCACCGATGTCGTGCGCGGCCGCGATCTTTATGCCGCGACCGATATCCATCGCCTGCTCCAGGCCTTGCTCGGATTGCCGACGCCGCATTATCGCCACCACGATCTGCTGACCGACGGGGAAGGCCGCCGTCTCGCCAAGCGCAGCGGCGCGCCGACGCTTGCCGGGTTGCGCGATGCGGGCGCTGATCCCGGCGCGCTCGTCGCGGACCTGCGCGCCGGGCGGTTGCCTGCTGGATATTGCACTGCTTGA
- the rlmN gene encoding 23S rRNA (adenine(2503)-C(2))-methyltransferase RlmN, whose translation MTAAMAIPGHIDPVPVPRPEVASDDARMDLLGLSRDAIRAALLDAGLDERQAKLRAKQLWHQIYNRGATDFDAMSDIAKPQRAWLAERFKVGRPNTVVQQVSTDGTRKWLLKTDDGHDFEMVFIPDADRGTLCVSSQVGCTLNCRFCHTGTMRLVRNLTPGEIVGQVMLARDALGEWPSQPEGRMLSNIVMMGMGEPLYNFDNVRDALKIVMDGDGLGLSRRRITLSTSGVVPMMEKAGAEIGVNLAVSLHAVTKEVRDEIVPLNRKYGIEELLQACADYPGANNARRITFEYVMLKDKNDSDEDARELVRLIKKYKLPAKVNLIPFNPWPGAPYECSSDERVQRFSDIVFEGGISAPIRRPRGRDIMAACGQLKSAAEKKSRAELDKLAEEKLAALG comes from the coding sequence ATGACAGCAGCAATGGCCATTCCGGGGCATATCGACCCCGTTCCCGTTCCGCGCCCGGAAGTGGCGAGCGACGACGCGCGCATGGACCTGTTGGGCCTGTCGCGCGACGCGATCCGCGCCGCGCTCCTCGACGCCGGGCTCGACGAACGGCAGGCGAAGCTGCGCGCCAAGCAGCTCTGGCACCAGATCTACAATCGCGGCGCGACGGATTTCGACGCGATGAGCGACATCGCCAAGCCGCAGCGCGCCTGGCTCGCCGAACGCTTCAAGGTCGGCCGTCCGAATACCGTGGTTCAGCAGGTGTCGACCGACGGCACCCGCAAATGGCTGCTGAAGACCGACGACGGCCATGATTTCGAGATGGTGTTCATTCCCGACGCCGATCGCGGCACGCTCTGCGTGTCGAGCCAGGTCGGCTGCACATTGAATTGCCGTTTCTGCCACACCGGCACGATGCGCCTCGTCCGCAACCTGACGCCCGGCGAGATTGTCGGCCAGGTGATGCTCGCCCGCGACGCGCTCGGCGAATGGCCGAGCCAGCCGGAAGGGCGCATGCTCAGCAACATCGTGATGATGGGGATGGGTGAGCCGCTCTACAATTTCGACAATGTCCGCGATGCATTGAAGATCGTCATGGACGGCGACGGCCTCGGCCTCTCGCGCCGCCGCATCACGCTGTCCACCTCCGGCGTCGTGCCGATGATGGAGAAAGCGGGCGCCGAGATCGGCGTCAACCTCGCCGTCTCGCTGCATGCGGTAACCAAGGAAGTGCGCGACGAGATCGTGCCCTTGAACCGCAAATATGGCATCGAGGAGCTGCTCCAGGCCTGCGCCGATTATCCGGGCGCCAACAATGCCCGCCGCATCACGTTCGAATATGTGATGCTGAAGGACAAGAATGACAGCGACGAGGATGCCCGCGAACTCGTCCGCCTGATCAAGAAGTATAAATTGCCGGCGAAGGTGAACCTCATTCCATTCAATCCGTGGCCGGGCGCGCCCTATGAATGTTCGTCGGACGAGCGCGTCCAGCGTTTTTCCGACATCGTGTTCGAAGGCGGGATCAGCGCCCCGATCCGCCGCCCGCGCGGCCGCGACATCATGGCGGCCTGCGGGCAATTGAAATCGGCGGCGGAAAAGAAGAGCCGGGCCGAACTCGACAAGCTGGCGGAGGAGAAATTGGCGGCGTTGGGCTGA